The Betta splendens chromosome 4, fBetSpl5.4, whole genome shotgun sequence genome contains a region encoding:
- the calr3a gene encoding calreticulin 3a, with translation MRLKAALVALFAYIAVNVDATIYFKEQFLDGDDWTSRWLESKHKSDYGLWKLSAGKFYGDAVADKGLQTSQDAHFYALSARFEPFSNEGKPLVVQFTVKHEQKIDCGGGYIKIFPADLDQKDMHGDSQYYIMFGPDICGYSTKKVHVIFNYKGQNHLIKKDIKCKDDELTHLYTLILNPDQTYEVRIDNEKVESGSLEDDWDMLPPKKIKDPEAKKPSDWDDRAKIDDPDDSKPENWDKPETIPDPDAKKPVDWDEDMDGEWEPPMITNPEYKGEWKPKQIDNSNYKGVWVHPEIDNPEYNHDSTMYKFDNIGVLGLDLWQVKSGTIFDNFLITNDVKEAEEFGKETWGVTKGPEKKMKEEQEDIERKLREEEEKNKKADAEDEEEDNEEDDEAEDEAEEGEQKEEETKEDAEGKHKDEL, from the exons ATGAGGCTCAAAGCGGCGCTTGTTGCACTTTTTGCATATATAGCTGTGAACGTGGACGCTACCATTTACTTCAAGGAGCAGTTTCTGGACGGAG ATGACTGGACAAGCCGGTGGCTCGAGTCCAAGCACAAGTCAGACTATGGCCTGTGGAAACTGAGCGCTGGGAAGTTCTATGGGGACGCGGTGGCTGACAAAG GTCTCCAGACCAGCCAGGACGCCCACTTTTATGCCCTGTCGGCTCGCTTTGAGCCCTTTAGCAACGAGGGAAAGCCACTTGTAGTTCAGTTTACTGTCAAACATGAGCAGAAGATTGATTGCGGAGGCGGCTACATCAAGATCTTTCCTGCTGACCTTGATCAGAAAGACATGCATGGAGACTCCCAGTACTACATAATGTTTG GACCGGACATCTGTGGATACAGCACAAAGAAGGTTCATGTAATTTTCAACTATAAGGGCCAAAACCACCTTATTAAGAAAGACATCAAATGCAAG GATGATGAGCTCACCCATCTGTACACGCTGATCCTGAATCCAGACCAGACTTACGAGGTGAGAATTGACAATGAGAAGGTGGAGTCTGGCTCCCTGGAGGATGACTGGGACATGCTTCCACCAAAGAAGATCAAAGACCCAGAAGCCAAGAAACCCAGTGACTGGGATGACAGGGCCAAGATTGATGACCCCGATGACTCCAAACCTGAG AACTGGGACAAACCAGAGACCATCCCTGACCCTGATGCCAAGAAACCTGTTGATTGGGATGAGGACATGGATGGAGAGTGGGAGCCTCCCATGATCACCAACCCAGAGTATAAG GGAGAGTGGAAGCCCAAGCAGATTGACAACTCTAACTACAAGGGAGTGTGGGTCCACCCAGAGATCGACAACCCTGAGTACAACCATGACTCCACAATGTACAAGTTTGACAATATTGGAGTTCTGGGACTGGACCTGTGGCAG GTAAAATCTGGAACCATCTTTGACAACTTCCTCATTACAAACGATGTCAAAGAGGCAGAGGAATTCGGGAAGGAGACCTGGGGCGTTACTAAG GGACCAgagaagaagatgaaggaggagcaggaggacattGAGAGGAaactgagggaggaggaggaaaagaacaaGAAGGCAGATGccgaagatgaagaggaagacaaTGAGGAAGACGATGAGGCAGAAGATGAGGCAGAAGAGGGTgaacagaaagaggaggagacgaaaGAAGATGCAGAAGGCAAACACAAGGATGAGCTGTAG